The nucleotide window CGATGACTGGATGTGGATCTCATGGCAATGAGTCCTCGGTAGAAGTTGTATCAGGCAATCATCCGATAGAAGAACAATCCGGATGTTTGAGAACTTGTATAATACATTGATGTTACCAGCCTCGTGGTCAAACCTTCCTCCGAGTGCTCCACTGACTAGAATGCACAACTGCAACGAGTAGGTAAAACTCTAAAACCAAAACAGGGCAAACCTTTCAAGAGTAGTTGAACACAAGCAAGAAAGTGTAAGTGTGAACGACAAGCAATACAATCAAATGGCTAGCCTTGATACAAAATCACATTTAGTAGCAGGCACTAAGCAAATCATCGACTTATCCATAAAGAAAACTTGTATACAGCTTAATGTTGAATCTACCACTTCAAGAAGACCACCTAGAAACCCCTTGAAACGAGGAAGAAAAATCTGTGCTCAGCCTACTAAAACCAAGGAGCAAGTGTCTATTACTTTCTTGAACTAATAATAAAAATTCAGGTCATGTGGAATTGTGGATACCACCATAGTATCCATAGCGGAAAATAGGGAGACGATTTAGGCAACCACTGGGAATCTAGCAAAGGGCGGCAGCAACGCTGACATATAAAAAAGCTGGTCCTTTGAACTTAGTAATGTAAGTAGGCAACAAGTTCCAAGTGGCATTCAGCTCCATTTCCTGTACCATATTGATCTGACTTCTAAAGTTGTTGTTCATTGCTAGGAAATTTTTGAACAATCCTCAAGTAAacagcaaaaatgaagtgtgctaacCCACTTGTATAGCAGCAAGGAAAAGAAAGACATTCTCAGCAACTTGAATAcacttggatgcagatctaataaccCCCATTCTCTTGTCAAAAACATATCTTTCAGTCATTTTGCAAGTGATTCCATAAGAAAACAGATCTTTGATACATGATCAGACCATTCTTAAAGCATCATCCATTAATTTCAATTTAACTGAACTTTTATAGCTTCCAAAGTCTATAAATATATCATTTCTGGCACTTCAATAACTCAACGCTGTCCTAGTTCCTAAACCCTATAAAGCGATGAATCTAAGCTAATATTGTTTCTCACCATGCTTTTTAAATGCCCAACATTGATGCTCTTTAATATCCTTCATGATCACAGTCATATGTTTAGTCCCTACACAATGACATGCTTATGAAGAATCATCAAGAGTCACTTTTCTCATACAAACATTTACTAAATATTATCTCCTTATATATTCTGCAAGACAAACTTCAGAAAGCTTTCTTTTCCTCCCTCttgtttcacatcatgacaaaatcCTAGATCAACAAATTGTTAACCATATCAGAAATAGGATGCTtcggaaaaagataaaaaagaagtcCAAAACTTTTGGTGTATCATTCTCAATAATGATTTTCAACAAGAATACTGAAAAAGATTCATCTCAAATGAAAAATGAGCacaatccatccatcttctataaTAGTTTGACCAGCATCTCACCATGTTAGGCAGTATTCCTAAGATTAATCAGATCAGATGGTACATTATATGATTCATAATATGCCAGTTTAAACAAGCATGTTTCCATGTTCAAGGGCATCAAGTGTCCATATCCTGGTTTGAAGCATAGTAAAAGGAAGCCCCTCTTGTAGAGGAGAGGAAGCTAAGACCAGTGAAGCCAATTAAAAGACAGAACATGCTATGCCTAAATTTAGCAGTACAATGTCATTTCTGAGCTTATATTTACCAGACCAATAAATGGAAAATTTTGTTCTACTGGACCTTATGTGTTTATTTTATAGGACGGAATTGTTCTCATTTAGTAAGCTATTCAAGAGATTAGCTATAAGAAATGGATAAGGTCCAAGTTATTGTACGATATTATTAAGGAACACTGGAGTACTCAAAAGGTTAATTACAAACAAGAACAAACCTTAAAACAGATATGTGATCACACTCATGTATCTGCAGACTACAAGCTTTACCGCATAACCATATATGCAATTACCACATCATGAACAACCTCTTCATGATCTTGTTATGTGTCATTCTTGATATGGAGTGAGATTTACCAGTAAGGAAAGATAAATGTGAGCCAGAGACAAAATTAGGTGTTCTAAGCCTGTCATTTCTTCATCTTTAACTAGTCTAATCTTGGATGTGAAAGAACTAATACCTTTGTATTGTCTATCAAATCTGAATGTTCACATCTCTACCTATATGGCCTACTTATTTAGCAAGACAAATGAAAAAGAAACCCCAGAATCAACAGTATCAAATATATGATGAGCTACTTGATTTTTCAATTCATGAAAATTCACTAACTAATTTGGACCCACTAAGTCATCTTGCATTCTCATGACTGATCTCATTCAGAGATCTCATCTTACATACTTCCTGCATGGTTTCATAAATCCAAAAGTAACTTGTACATGCTGATCATTATATTCATATCCCTTATTGCCTCCAACATTTTACACACTCCCCATACCTATCACAAGTTCACAACATTGTCATATTGATCTCTAATCATCATTATCGTGCACATGCATCTGCACGTTGCTAATATGAAAAATTTATAGACAGTAAAATTGTAAGACACATCTAAAAGGAACCAACGACATCATATATAAGTTATGCATCTATTTCAGATAATGTTCTTGCAGCTTACATTTGATCTGTCCATTTTTGGTGTGAGGTCACAGATAAAAGTTACACATTTGTGCAGATCAGTGGTATCCTGATCATAAGACACATCCTCTATTTTGACACCCTGCCAAACAAATATGCATATTAGCACCATTGAGAAAGTTTGCAATAACATCATCTTGGGTACTAAATCATAGATTGCAACAGTTATACtattgcaaaaaaaaagaaaagtttatTCAAAATGCATGATAGCTGAATTCCTAAATATTTGTGCACTGCAGTACGTAAACAGCAAAAAAAAATCAGAGGACATGAATGACAAGCTACGAATATATACAAAATATTTAAACATGTGCTCAACTCCCCAAAAATGCTGGTGTAAATTCAtttaatgagttcaatcatgcttaagaaaagaacaattcaagtgatGGTCTAACATTGAATTTAAGTGTCAGATATATGGTATTTACATAATATTGACT belongs to Musa acuminata AAA Group cultivar baxijiao chromosome BXJ1-11, Cavendish_Baxijiao_AAA, whole genome shotgun sequence and includes:
- the LOC103970482 gene encoding thiamine pyrophosphokinase 1 isoform X3, whose translation is MDSIRPEVKEFYSNLGVKIEDVSYDQDTTDLHKCVTFICDLTPKMDRSNLCILVSGALGGRFDHEAGNINVLYKFSNIRIVLLSDDCLIQLLPRTHCHEIHIQSSVVGPHCGLIPLGAPSASTTTTGLQWDLTNTRMSFGSLISTSNIVREERITVHSDSDLLWTISIKKDI